One segment of Panicum virgatum strain AP13 chromosome 3K, P.virgatum_v5, whole genome shotgun sequence DNA contains the following:
- the LOC120700284 gene encoding protein yippee-like At3g08990, which produces MGRLLLVSLPATGAVIYRCKHCDTPLAYATDIISRMFCCKNGKAYLFGKLVNVNVGEKDDREMTTGMHTVCDIFCVACGCILGWKYLAAVEKDQRYKVGKFILDRGVLVAAASPAAAAAAAAHGNGNGNGNGMWQQQQQQQQQLQTSGDDQDSDEESSDHQD; this is translated from the exons AtggggcggctgctgctggtgaGCCTGCCGGCGACGGGCGCCGTCATCTACCGCTGCAAGCACTGCGACACGCCCCTCGCCTACGCCACAGACATCATCTCCAGG atgttCTGCTGCAAGAACGGCAAGGCGTACCTGTTCGGCAAGCTGGTGAACGTGAACGTCGGGGAGAAGGACGACCGGGAGATGACGACGGGGATGCACACCGTGTGCGACATCTTCTGCGTCGCCTGCGGATGCATCCTGGGCTGGAAGTACCTGGCCGCCGTCGAAAAGGATCAGCGCTACAAGGTAGGCAAGTTCATCCTCGACAGGGGcgtgctggtggcggcggcgagtcccgctgctgctgctgccgccgccgcccatgggaATGGGAATGGGAATGGGAATGGGatgtggcagcagcagcagcagcagcagcagcagctgcagacGAGCGGCGACGACCAGGACAGCGATGAAGAATCTTCTGACCACCAGGATTGA
- the LOC120700285 gene encoding uncharacterized protein LOC120700285, translating to MAASVARHQLEQQPTAQKQLGATSMMARVERLDLVLGYLEEMMQQRRRRRGSRSTTATCSPSTPAATCGGGLMAMSSDDSSAASTPRGSKSESWRRASSWCRPAKEALEEAQAKGTLVDRIAFLEDRVLKMEEDMDIITPEKTTMTMSDYGHDARDHRSSSSKKKALKSFVKSCVTGKLKTKD from the exons ATGGCGGCTTCGGTTGCGCGGCATCAGCTTGAGCAGCAGCCGACGGCACAAAAACAATTGGGGGCGACGAGCATGATGGCGCGGGTGGAGCGGCTGGACCTGGTGCTGGGCTACCTGGAGGAGATgatgcagcagcggcggcggcggcgcggcagccgcAGCACCACCGCCACTTGCTCGCCCTCCACCCCTGCAGCTacatgcggcggcggcctcaTGGCGATGAGTAGTGATGACTCGTCGGCCGCCAGCACGCCGCGGGGGAGCAAGAGCGAGAGCTGGCGGCGCGCGTCCAGCTGGTGCCGCCCGGCCAaggaggcgctggaggaggcgcAGGCCAAGGGCACCCTCGTCGACCGCATCGCCTTCCTAGAGGACCGAGTGCTCAAG ATGGAGGAGGACATGGACATCATCACGCCGGAGAagacgacgatgacgatgagCGACTATGGCCACGACGCCAGGGATcatcgcagcagcagcagcaagaagaaGGCGCTCAAGAGCTTTGTCAAATCCTGCGTCACAGGCAAACTCAAGACCAAGGACTAG